The following nucleotide sequence is from Caldibacillus debilis DSM 16016.
AAAGGAAAAGCCGTCCGGGGGCTAATGCCTGAAGAAAAAGTTCCGGAACCATCCCGTCAACTCCTTGAGGTAGACCGTTTTCGTGGCCAAAAGCAGGAAAATGTAGGCGGCGGCGATGGCGGCGATCGAAAGCAAAATGGCGAAAAGGGGCGTCGTTTCCCCGAGAAAATACGGGTACGCCAAATGCCCGAAAATCCCCGCGGCGACGGCTAGGGAGGCGACTTTTCCGTAAAACCGGAGATTGATCGAGAGGGGGATGATTTTTAGGATCGTCGCCAGATGAAGGAGGGTGACGAGCACCGTACCCGTCGCCATCGCCAAGGCCACTCCGTTGATCCCGATGTTCGGGCGGGAGGCGAGGAGGAAGATGAGCAACGTCTTCGCCACGGCCCCGATCAAGCTGTTGACCATGGCCGCCCGGGCGGCGTCCAAAGCCTGCAAAGTCGCCAGCAGCGGCCCCTGGAAATATTGAAACAGGAACAAGGGGGCCATAATTTGAATGAATATGGTGCCGGAAGTGGAGCGGTAAAGGATCGCCATGAGCGGTTCCGCCAATGTGAAAATGATGACGACGCTGGCCGCCCCGGTGATGAGGCAAAACTTTAATGCCTGCTGGATCCGGTATTCCGCCAAATAGTAATTTTTTAAGGATGCCGCTTCGCTGATCGCCGGAACGAGGGAAGTGCTGAGGGCGGCGGTAATGAAGGAAGGCAAGAGCAGCAGGGGCAATGCCAGGCCCGTCAATATCCCGTATTGTTTGGTCGCGGCTACGGCGGAAACGCCGGCCAATGCCAGGCTTTGGGTGACGACGATCGGTTCGATGAACCAGGATACCGAACCGATCAGCCGGCTTCCCGTCGCCGGAAGGGCGATCGCCATCAGCTCCCGGAATTCGGCCCTGCTGTTTTTCAGCGAGCGGAAAAAGTTTTTTCGCAACTGGAAGGCCTTTTTGATTTTAAACAACCCGGCAAGATAAAGGCAGGACAGAAATTCGCCGCCGATGATCGCCAGCATCGCCGCGCTGGCGGCATATTCGGGCCCGTAAGGGACAAACAGGCGGGTGAGCGCGAGAAGCAGGAAAATGCGGACCAGCTGTTCGATCAATTGCGACAGGGCGGAAGGGAGCATGTTTTGTTTTCCCTGGAAATACCCCCGGATGACGCTGGAAGCGGCGACGATCGGCAAAACGGGGGCGATCGTTTGCAGCGGATACAAGGCGCGCTGGTCGGTGAAGAGGGCCTCCGTGAGGTACGGCGCGCCGAAATACAAGACAGGCGTGACAAGAAAGGAAAGGGCCAAGGTAATGAATAAGGACAGGGCGAAAATTTTTTTGATCTTCCGATGCTCTCCCAGGGCTTCCGCTTCCGCGATCCGTTTCGAAACGGCGACGGGAATCCCCAGCTGGATGATCGTCACCGCCAAAATGAAGGCCGGATAGGTCATCATGTACAGCCCGACCCCTTCCTCCCCGATGGATCTGGCGATGACCACCCGGTTGATGAAACCCAAAATTCTCGTCATCATCCCGGCGGCCAACAGGATGATCGTTCCTTTAACAAACTTGGACATTTTCCTTCCCTGCCTTCTCAAATGCTCGTTTTTTTTATACAATGATATATATGCGGTAAATTGGACAAACAATGACTAGTTTTTCTCATCGGGGGAGGATAAAGAATGGATCATCCTTACGACATATACAGGGAGGAAGTGAAAGAGGCGCTCCGCTGCAAACTGGATGAATTCGCCCTGTTGGATTTCACCGAGGTAACGGAAGACGACCTATGGGAAATGCTGACCAAGAAGCGATGGAAGAAACCGCAAGAAGATATACATATCTATCAAATCGTGAGCGACATCATGTCCGTAAAGCCGAGCGATATGATGAACTTTATTTCCGCTTTAGAGATGACGGCGGAAAATTTATTTTCCGAGAAAAACCAAGAAGAATTAAGGGAATTATTGAAATGATTCCGGAATGCCGGGCTGACCGGCGGGAGGGCGGCAGGGAGCTTCGCCGGGGCTTTTTTCCTGCCCGATCCGCGGGTGTCTGACCGATTGTTGTGCCCAATGAAGGAGGATCGATCACGCATGGTAAAAAGGAACCGCCTCATCGCATTTCTTCTCATCGTCTTCATTTCCTTCGGCGTTATGATCCCGACGGCAAAACCGTTATTGGAAAGCCAGAAGCTCGGCCTGGATTTGCAGGGCGGTTTTGAAGTGCTGTACCAGGTGGAACCGGTAAACGAAGGGGATAAGATCACGAAAGAAGTTTTATCCAGCACCGTCGAGGCCCTGGATAAGCGGATCAATGTTTTGGGAGTCAGCGAACCGAGCATCGAGATCGAGGGAGGGAACCGGATCCGGGTCCAGCTGGCCGGCATTGAGGATCAAAATCAGGCCCGGGAAATTTTGTCCACGACGGCCGAATTGACCTTCCGGGACGCGGATGACAACAAGCTGCTGGACGGCAGCGACCTGGTTCAGGGTGCGGCCAAGCAATCCTATGATGCGACGGGAAAACCGAACGTGGTTTTAAAACTGAAGGACGCCGGCAAGTTTGCGGAGGCCACGAGGAAAGTCCTCCAATCGGATACGCCGGTTATGGTGATCTGGCTGGATTTTGAAGAGGGAAAAGATTCCTATAGGGAAGAAGCGAAGAAAGCGAATCCGAAATACATATCCGCCCCCGTCGTCGATGAGGTGATCAACAGCACGGACGTGGAGATCCGGGGGAATTTTACCGTAGAAGAGGCGAAAACGCTGGCTGACTTGTTGAATGCGGGCGCCCTTCCGGTGAAATTGAAGGAGATCTATTCCACATCCGTCGGCGCCCAATTCGGGGAAGACGCGCTGCAGAAAACGGTGCAGGCGGGCATCGTCGGCATCCTCCTCGTCTTCCTTTTCATGATCGGTTTTTACAGGCTGCCGGGGTTGATCGCCACCATCACATTGCTCATCTATATTTATTTGGTCTTGGCCGTAAACGGCGGGCTGAACGCCGTATTGACGCTGCCCGGCATCGCCGCGCTGCTGCTCGGGGTGGGCATGGCCGTTGACGCGAACGTCATCACCTACGAGCGGATGAAGGAAGAAATTAAAGTGGGGCGGACCCTGCAGGCGGCTTTCAAAGAAGGGAACAAATCCTCCTTCATCACGATTTTTGACGCCAATTTGACCACCATCATATCCGCCGCCGTGCTGTTCTATTTCGGGACGAGTTCGGTCAAGGGCTTTGCGACGATGCTGATCGTCAGCGTCATTCTCAGCTTCGTCACCAACGTTTATCTGACCCGGCTTTTCCTCGGGCTCTTGGTGCACAGCCGCTACTTCGACGGAAAACCGGGCTGGTTCGGCGTTAAGAGGGAGGATATTAAAGACATCAAAGAAGGCTATGACATTTACACCCTGCCGACCCGTTTCGACAAATGGGATTTTGTCCGGTTTAAGAACATCTTCTTCACCTTTTCCGTCGCCCTTTTGCTGATCGGTGCGGTGCTCCTGGCGGTATTCAAACTGAATTTGAGCATCGATTTTACGAGCGGAACCCGCATCGAAATCATGGCGGACCATCCGTTGACCACCGAGGAGATTGAAAAGCAGCTGGACAACTTTAATATCAAGCCGGATCAAATCGTTTTCTCCGGCGA
It contains:
- the spoVB gene encoding stage V sporulation protein B, producing MSKFVKGTIILLAAGMMTRILGFINRVVIARSIGEEGVGLYMMTYPAFILAVTIIQLGIPVAVSKRIAEAEALGEHRKIKKIFALSLFITLALSFLVTPVLYFGAPYLTEALFTDQRALYPLQTIAPVLPIVAASSVIRGYFQGKQNMLPSALSQLIEQLVRIFLLLALTRLFVPYGPEYAASAAMLAIIGGEFLSCLYLAGLFKIKKAFQLRKNFFRSLKNSRAEFRELMAIALPATGSRLIGSVSWFIEPIVVTQSLALAGVSAVAATKQYGILTGLALPLLLLPSFITAALSTSLVPAISEAASLKNYYLAEYRIQQALKFCLITGAASVVIIFTLAEPLMAILYRSTSGTIFIQIMAPLFLFQYFQGPLLATLQALDAARAAMVNSLIGAVAKTLLIFLLASRPNIGINGVALAMATGTVLVTLLHLATILKIIPLSINLRFYGKVASLAVAAGIFGHLAYPYFLGETTPLFAILLSIAAIAAAYIFLLLATKTVYLKELTGWFRNFFFRH
- a CDS encoding post-transcriptional regulator, which encodes MDHPYDIYREEVKEALRCKLDEFALLDFTEVTEDDLWEMLTKKRWKKPQEDIHIYQIVSDIMSVKPSDMMNFISALEMTAENLFSEKNQEELRELLK
- the secDF gene encoding protein translocase subunit SecDF, whose protein sequence is MVKRNRLIAFLLIVFISFGVMIPTAKPLLESQKLGLDLQGGFEVLYQVEPVNEGDKITKEVLSSTVEALDKRINVLGVSEPSIEIEGGNRIRVQLAGIEDQNQAREILSTTAELTFRDADDNKLLDGSDLVQGAAKQSYDATGKPNVVLKLKDAGKFAEATRKVLQSDTPVMVIWLDFEEGKDSYREEAKKANPKYISAPVVDEVINSTDVEIRGNFTVEEAKTLADLLNAGALPVKLKEIYSTSVGAQFGEDALQKTVQAGIVGILLVFLFMIGFYRLPGLIATITLLIYIYLVLAVNGGLNAVLTLPGIAALLLGVGMAVDANVITYERMKEEIKVGRTLQAAFKEGNKSSFITIFDANLTTIISAAVLFYFGTSSVKGFATMLIVSVILSFVTNVYLTRLFLGLLVHSRYFDGKPGWFGVKREDIKDIKEGYDIYTLPTRFDKWDFVRFKNIFFTFSVALLLIGAVLLAVFKLNLSIDFTSGTRIEIMADHPLTTEEIEKQLDNFNIKPDQIVFSGDNQESAVVRMKGDIDQKTVNRIKSHFAEEYGHDPSISVVTPMVGQELVKNAIMAVAIASLGIILYLAFRFEIKMGIASIIALLHDAFFVIAIFSIVRMEVDLTIVAAVLTIIGYSVNDTIVTFDRIRENMRMKRRIRKYDEIVEIVNRSLRQVFTRSINTMLTVLLPVVLLLVMGSEAIRNFSLAMFVGLIAGGYSSLFIAAQLWLIWKGRELKKKGVLITYKEKKKFSDEPQV